A portion of the Desulfurellaceae bacterium genome contains these proteins:
- a CDS encoding purine/pyrimidine permease, which translates to MLIPTIVMRAANQDESYLVWTIFALLMVNGLITIVQTLGLGRFGSGYVLVMGSTSAFIGVCVTALTEGGPSLLASLIVVAGLFQFALASRLSLLRRFITPVVAGTVLALIPVTVMPAIFRLMASVPDGTPGAAAPLSAAVTFATAVALSLRASETWRPWAPLIGVTAGCVMGAWFGPYDVNRILAAAWIGLPTSAWPGLDLSFGPAFWSILPAFLFVILIGTTGTLSHAVAVQRVSWRQQRATDLRAVQGAVATVSLGNLLCGLAGTIPCGTRPSSAPFIELTGVAARRVGVCIGLIFLALAFLPKVMAVLLAIPSPVAAAYLTVLVSLIFVQGMQLVLQGGNDYRKTLVTGVSFWVGVGFQYQAIFPDYLSGTWAVLLGNGITAGGLTVVGLTLFLELTGPRRRRLDIELGIAGLPKLTAFLRELAARLRWSGEATQRLCLIGEEALTSLIQQTDAKTADRATPRLRVLAR; encoded by the coding sequence GTGCTCATCCCGACCATCGTGATGCGGGCCGCGAATCAGGACGAAAGCTACCTGGTGTGGACGATCTTTGCCCTGCTCATGGTCAACGGCCTGATCACGATAGTGCAGACGCTTGGCCTGGGGCGCTTTGGCTCTGGCTACGTGCTGGTGATGGGCAGCACCAGCGCCTTCATCGGGGTGTGTGTCACCGCGCTCACCGAGGGTGGCCCGTCTCTGCTGGCCAGCCTGATTGTCGTGGCCGGCCTGTTTCAGTTCGCGCTGGCCAGCCGTCTGTCCCTGCTGCGGCGCTTCATCACGCCGGTGGTGGCTGGGACGGTCCTGGCCCTGATTCCCGTTACCGTCATGCCGGCCATCTTCCGGCTGATGGCCAGTGTGCCGGACGGGACGCCGGGGGCGGCGGCCCCGCTAAGCGCGGCGGTCACCTTTGCCACGGCCGTGGCGCTCTCGCTCCGCGCCTCAGAGACGTGGCGACCCTGGGCGCCGCTGATTGGGGTGACGGCCGGCTGTGTGATGGGTGCATGGTTCGGCCCGTACGATGTGAACCGGATCCTGGCCGCGGCCTGGATTGGCCTGCCGACCAGCGCCTGGCCGGGGCTGGACCTGAGCTTTGGTCCCGCCTTCTGGTCCATCCTGCCCGCCTTCCTGTTTGTGATCCTGATCGGAACGACGGGAACCCTCAGCCATGCCGTGGCCGTGCAGCGGGTCTCGTGGCGCCAGCAGCGGGCGACCGATCTGCGCGCCGTCCAGGGTGCGGTGGCCACCGTCAGCCTGGGCAATCTGCTGTGTGGCCTGGCCGGGACGATCCCGTGCGGCACCCGGCCGTCGAGCGCGCCGTTCATAGAACTGACCGGCGTGGCCGCCCGGCGGGTCGGCGTGTGCATCGGCCTCATCTTCCTGGCCCTGGCCTTTCTGCCCAAGGTGATGGCCGTGTTGCTGGCCATTCCCAGTCCGGTGGCGGCCGCCTACCTCACGGTCCTGGTCAGTCTCATCTTTGTTCAGGGCATGCAGCTCGTCCTCCAAGGCGGCAACGACTACCGCAAAACCCTGGTGACCGGCGTGTCGTTCTGGGTCGGGGTTGGCTTCCAGTACCAGGCCATTTTCCCCGACTATCTGAGCGGGACATGGGCGGTTCTGCTGGGCAACGGCATCACTGCCGGGGGGCTCACCGTCGTCGGCCTGACCCTGTTCCTGGAGCTGACCGGTCCCCGTCGGCGGCGGCTCGACATCGAGCTGGGGATCGCCGGCCTGCCCAAGCTGACGGCGTTCCTGCGCGAGCTGGCCGCTCGCCTGAGGTGGAGCGGGGAGGCAACCCAGCGGCTGTGTCTGATCGGCGAGGAGGCGCTGACGAGTCTGATCCAGCAGACGGACGCCAAGACGGCGGACCGCGCCACGCCACGCTTGCGGGTGCTGGCCCGCTAG
- the cobT gene encoding nicotinate-nucleotide--dimethylbenzimidazole phosphoribosyltransferase, with amino-acid sequence MQNTLSPTLRSPHLLVFAGDHGITAEGVSAYPQDVTWQMVLNFLNGGAAINVFAQQHAIRLRVIDAGVNAELPAHPKLSDAKIAYGTKNFLTQAAMTQDECHRGLQLGASHIDHIQTCDCNIVGFGEMGVGNTSAAAAIMSRVCGLPLEACVGRGTGLNDTQLRHKIEVLRRALHHHPAVRQPLDVLRTFGGFELVQMCGAMLQAAHQRMLVLVDGFIATAAFLIASRLQPAIQDYAIFCHVSDEHGHRRLLQHLGASPLLDLRLRLGEGTGCALAYSLIDASVRFLNDMASFEQAGVAGKKDAE; translated from the coding sequence GTGCAAAACACCCTCTCGCCCACCCTCCGCTCTCCGCATCTGCTCGTGTTTGCCGGCGACCACGGTATTACTGCGGAAGGGGTCAGCGCCTACCCGCAAGACGTGACCTGGCAGATGGTGCTGAACTTCCTGAACGGCGGGGCGGCGATCAACGTCTTCGCCCAACAACACGCCATCCGCCTGCGGGTGATCGACGCGGGCGTCAATGCCGAGCTGCCCGCTCACCCGAAGCTGAGCGACGCCAAGATCGCTTACGGCACGAAGAACTTTCTGACCCAAGCGGCCATGACCCAGGACGAATGCCACCGGGGGCTGCAACTCGGGGCGTCACACATTGACCACATCCAGACCTGTGACTGTAACATCGTCGGTTTTGGCGAGATGGGCGTCGGCAACACCTCAGCTGCGGCGGCTATCATGAGCCGCGTGTGCGGGCTGCCGCTTGAGGCGTGTGTCGGACGTGGCACCGGCCTCAACGATACCCAGCTGCGGCATAAAATCGAGGTGCTGCGACGCGCCCTGCACCACCACCCCGCCGTCCGTCAGCCGCTCGATGTCCTGCGCACGTTTGGCGGATTTGAACTGGTCCAGATGTGCGGCGCCATGCTACAGGCCGCACACCAGCGCATGCTGGTGCTGGTGGACGGTTTTATCGCCACCGCCGCCTTCCTGATTGCCTCTCGGCTCCAGCCGGCCATTCAGGACTATGCCATTTTCTGCCACGTGTCCGACGAGCACGGCCACCGACGCCTGCTCCAGCACCTCGGGGCCAGCCCCCTGCTCGACCTGCGCTTGCGGCTCGGTGAGGGAACGGGCTGTGCCCTGGCCTATTCCCTGATAGACGCCAGCGTGCGCTTTTTGAACGACATGGCCAGCTTCGAGCAGGCGGGGGTGGCGGGCAAAAAGGACGCGGAGTGA
- a CDS encoding adenosylcobinamide-GDP ribazoletransferase, with amino-acid sequence MSRLVEELHIFFSAVLFYTRLPVPAWVIHTDAYLSHNPKYFPLIGWLVGSLAAGVYWLACQLFSPPVAVVLSMLTSVWVTGAFHEDGLADTCDGFGGGWSQDRVLAIMKDSRLGTYGTIGLSLVLLLKFTALVSLPAQLVPAVLIAGHAVSRFGAVSLRLSLSYVRENEDSKAKPIGKAPLAPSHAGLAAVFGLLPLFALLDIRYGLVLIPLLLVRWYLSRYFFKRIGGFTGDCLGAAQQVLEVVFYLSVLGLSGSQAGSAVFTAGA; translated from the coding sequence GTGAGCAGGCTGGTCGAAGAACTCCACATTTTCTTCTCGGCCGTGCTGTTCTACACCCGGCTTCCCGTCCCGGCCTGGGTGATCCATACAGACGCCTATCTGAGCCACAACCCCAAGTACTTTCCGCTCATCGGCTGGCTTGTCGGCAGCCTGGCGGCGGGCGTGTACTGGCTCGCCTGCCAGCTCTTTTCGCCCCCAGTCGCGGTAGTGTTGTCCATGCTGACGAGTGTCTGGGTGACAGGTGCTTTTCACGAAGACGGCCTGGCCGACACCTGCGACGGTTTCGGCGGCGGCTGGAGTCAGGATCGTGTCCTGGCCATCATGAAAGACAGTCGCCTCGGCACCTACGGCACGATCGGTCTGTCGCTGGTCCTGTTGCTGAAATTCACGGCGCTGGTGTCTCTGCCCGCCCAGCTGGTGCCGGCGGTGCTGATTGCGGGTCACGCAGTGAGTCGATTCGGCGCGGTCAGCCTGCGGCTCAGTTTATCCTACGTCCGCGAGAACGAGGACAGTAAGGCCAAACCCATCGGCAAAGCGCCGCTGGCTCCTTCACACGCCGGGCTGGCTGCGGTGTTCGGCCTGCTACCCCTGTTTGCTCTTCTCGACATCCGCTACGGGCTCGTCCTCATCCCGCTCCTGCTCGTGCGCTGGTATCTGAGCCGCTATTTTTTCAAGCGGATCGGCGGCTTTACCGGCGACTGTCTGGGCGCCGCCCAACAGGTGCTTGAAGTCGTGTTTTATCTGAGCGTCCTGGGGCTGTCCGGCTCTCAGGCTGGATCAGCCGTCTTCACAGCCGGGGCATGA
- a CDS encoding LLM class flavin-dependent oxidoreductase, with protein sequence MAAGNTPCGFAIPQVFPDAGVDMGFVGDFVRRAEALGYDSLWVQETILSDFPILEPVTLLTYVAALTDTAKLGTSVMLTTLRNPLQLAKALSSLDCMSGGRLIVGVGGGGHVPETVFGYTKEHRMRRFVEGLDIMKALWAEPTANYAGSFWQLKDAAMEPKPVQKPHPPIWFGARSESALRRAVRHGDGWMGAGSSSSADFVSQYGHVQRFLDQAQRDPASFAVSKRVYVAVDNDHDRAERRLREWFGVRYKSADMASQVSIWGSRQECIDKLGALVQAGARHLMINPAFDDMEHLEIFAQDIMPRL encoded by the coding sequence ATGGCAGCTGGCAACACCCCGTGCGGGTTCGCGATTCCTCAGGTTTTTCCTGATGCTGGTGTGGATATGGGCTTTGTGGGCGATTTTGTGCGACGGGCCGAAGCGCTGGGCTATGACAGCCTGTGGGTTCAGGAAACCATCCTGAGCGACTTTCCGATTCTTGAACCGGTGACGCTGCTGACCTATGTGGCAGCTCTGACCGATACGGCCAAGCTCGGCACCTCGGTCATGCTGACCACCCTGCGCAACCCGCTCCAGCTGGCCAAAGCCCTGTCGAGCCTCGACTGCATGAGCGGCGGGCGGCTGATCGTCGGCGTGGGCGGTGGCGGGCATGTGCCGGAAACTGTCTTCGGCTACACCAAAGAGCACCGGATGCGGCGCTTTGTCGAGGGCCTGGACATCATGAAGGCGCTGTGGGCCGAGCCCACGGCCAACTACGCCGGCAGCTTCTGGCAGCTCAAAGACGCGGCCATGGAGCCCAAGCCGGTCCAGAAGCCGCACCCGCCGATCTGGTTTGGGGCGCGCTCGGAGTCGGCCCTGCGACGGGCGGTCCGCCACGGCGACGGCTGGATGGGGGCCGGTTCGTCGTCCAGCGCCGATTTTGTGAGCCAGTACGGCCATGTCCAGCGCTTTCTCGACCAGGCACAGCGTGATCCGGCCAGCTTTGCGGTCTCAAAGCGGGTGTATGTGGCGGTCGATAACGACCACGACCGGGCCGAGCGTCGGCTGCGGGAGTGGTTTGGGGTGCGCTACAAGAGCGCCGATATGGCCTCGCAGGTCTCAATCTGGGGCAGCCGTCAGGAGTGTATCGACAAGCTCGGGGCGTTGGTCCAGGCTGGGGCGCGGCACCTGATGATCAACCCGGCCTTTGACGATATGGAGCACCTGGAAATCTTTGCCCAGGACATCATGCCCCGGCTGTGA
- a CDS encoding type II toxin-antitoxin system VapC family toxin, translating into MAFLIDTNVISETFRPRPNPRALEWIGRQMSSDLFLAAVSLGELVRGARRVKNTARQERLARWINHDLTAQFQDRILPFDREAAVIWGAIMGEGDRTGRPKPMADAQIAAVALRNGLTLATRNIRDFTDMQVTLVDPWAA; encoded by the coding sequence GTGGCCTTTCTTATCGACACGAATGTCATCAGCGAGACCTTCCGACCGCGCCCCAACCCCCGGGCGCTCGAATGGATCGGCCGTCAGATGTCCAGCGACCTGTTCCTCGCTGCGGTCAGCCTTGGAGAACTCGTGCGCGGCGCCCGTCGGGTCAAGAACACAGCCAGGCAGGAGCGCCTCGCCCGCTGGATCAATCACGATCTGACCGCCCAGTTTCAGGACCGTATCCTGCCCTTCGACAGGGAAGCGGCGGTAATTTGGGGGGCGATTATGGGCGAGGGCGACAGGACCGGTCGGCCCAAGCCCATGGCGGATGCGCAGATCGCTGCAGTAGCGTTGCGGAACGGTTTGACTCTGGCCACGCGAAATATCCGGGATTTCACGGACATGCAGGTGACGCTTGTCGACCCGTGGGCGGCCTGA